Proteins encoded by one window of Streptomyces clavuligerus:
- a CDS encoding AfsR/SARP family transcriptional regulator: MGVEGSARGLRFGLLGPVRVWQDGAARPSGTPQQRALLTALLLREGRTAGPAELISALWGEQPPARALAITRTYASRLRKVLGPGALVSEAGGYAIRVGRECVDLFEAQELALEAEKTRAAGDRERARALIGKSLGLWDGEPLAHVPGPYAENQRTRLEEWRLQLLETRLDLDLEAGAHAEAVSELTALTAAHPLRERLRELLMVALYRSGRQAEALAVYADTRRLLADELGVDPRPELSRLQERILRADAGLTRPGTAAPRFPVGAPVLVRPAQLPSGVPDFTGHEDRVRELADWLADPGHPAVAVCALAGVPGVGKSTLAVHVAHAARHRFPDGQLYIDLQRTEPRADRPGAVLGAFLHALGVPQSGIPEGREARAALYRSVLAGRRLLVLLDNARDAAQIRPLLPGTAGCAVLVTSRTRMVDLAGARLIDLDVMSPEEALQLFTRIVGAERADAEPEAALHTFAACGFLPLALRMAASRLAARRAWTVSDLAARLADESRRLGGLQAGELAVRAPFDRAYRGLGPGQARAFRLLALADGPEIPAAAAAAMLGLPLHTAEDLLEDLVDASLLASAAPGRYHYHDLVRLHARSCAERDETPGDRQEALARLLRFSLATTAPPVRDIRPAPVCALGHSGPPLP, translated from the coding sequence GTGGGAGTGGAGGGCAGTGCCAGAGGGCTGCGCTTCGGACTGCTCGGGCCGGTCCGCGTCTGGCAGGACGGAGCGGCCCGGCCGTCGGGAACGCCCCAGCAGCGCGCCCTGCTGACGGCGCTGCTCCTGCGCGAGGGCCGGACGGCCGGTCCCGCGGAGCTGATCAGCGCCCTCTGGGGCGAGCAGCCGCCCGCCCGGGCCCTCGCCATCACCCGCACGTATGCGTCGCGGTTGCGGAAGGTGCTGGGGCCGGGTGCGCTGGTGAGTGAGGCGGGTGGGTACGCGATCCGGGTGGGCCGGGAGTGTGTGGATCTGTTCGAGGCGCAGGAGTTGGCGCTGGAGGCGGAGAAGACGCGTGCGGCGGGTGACCGGGAGCGGGCGCGGGCGCTGATCGGGAAGTCGCTGGGGCTGTGGGACGGTGAGCCGCTGGCGCATGTGCCGGGTCCGTACGCGGAGAATCAGCGGACGCGTCTGGAGGAGTGGCGGCTCCAGTTGCTGGAGACGCGGCTGGATCTGGATCTGGAGGCGGGTGCGCACGCGGAGGCGGTGTCGGAGCTGACGGCGCTGACGGCGGCGCATCCGCTGCGGGAGCGGCTGCGGGAGCTGTTGATGGTGGCGCTGTACCGCAGTGGCCGGCAGGCGGAGGCGCTGGCGGTGTACGCGGACACCCGCCGTCTGCTCGCCGACGAACTCGGTGTCGACCCGCGTCCCGAACTCTCCCGGCTCCAGGAACGCATCCTCCGCGCGGACGCCGGACTCACCCGGCCCGGAACCGCCGCGCCCCGCTTCCCGGTGGGGGCGCCGGTGCTCGTCCGGCCCGCCCAGCTCCCCTCCGGGGTGCCCGACTTCACCGGCCACGAGGACCGGGTGCGGGAGCTCGCGGACTGGCTCGCCGACCCCGGCCACCCGGCGGTGGCGGTGTGCGCGCTCGCGGGCGTCCCCGGCGTCGGCAAGTCCACCCTGGCGGTGCATGTCGCGCACGCGGCCCGGCACCGCTTCCCCGACGGACAGCTCTACATCGACCTCCAGCGCACCGAGCCCCGCGCCGACCGGCCCGGGGCCGTCCTCGGCGCCTTCCTGCACGCCCTGGGCGTCCCGCAGTCCGGCATCCCGGAGGGCAGGGAGGCCCGCGCGGCGCTCTACCGCTCCGTCCTCGCGGGGCGGCGGCTGCTCGTGCTGCTGGACAACGCCCGGGACGCGGCCCAGATCCGGCCCCTGCTGCCCGGCACCGCGGGCTGCGCCGTCCTCGTCACCAGCCGCACCCGCATGGTCGACCTCGCCGGGGCCCGGCTCATCGACCTCGATGTGATGTCCCCCGAGGAGGCGCTCCAGCTCTTCACCCGGATCGTGGGCGCCGAACGCGCCGACGCCGAGCCGGAGGCCGCGCTCCACACCTTCGCCGCCTGCGGCTTCCTGCCGCTGGCGCTCCGCATGGCGGCCTCCCGGCTGGCCGCCCGCCGCGCCTGGACCGTGTCCGACCTCGCCGCGCGGCTCGCCGACGAAAGCCGCCGCCTCGGCGGACTCCAGGCCGGTGAACTCGCCGTCCGGGCCCCCTTCGACCGCGCGTACCGGGGCCTCGGCCCGGGCCAGGCCCGCGCCTTCCGGCTGCTCGCCCTCGCGGACGGCCCCGAGATCCCGGCGGCAGCCGCCGCGGCGATGCTCGGACTCCCGCTGCACACGGCGGAGGACCTGCTCGAAGACCTCGTCGACGCCTCACTGCTCGCGTCCGCCGCACCGGGCCGCTACCACTACCACGACCTCGTCCGCCTCCACGCGCGCTCCTGCGCCGAACGCGACGAGACCCCCGGGGACCGCCAGGAGGCCCTGGCCCGGCTGCTCCGCTTCTCCCTCGCGACCACCGCCCCGCCGGTCCGGGACATCCGGCCCGCCCCGGTCTGCGCCCTCGGGCACTCCGGCCCGCCCCTTCCCTGA
- a CDS encoding ATP-dependent Clp protease ATP-binding subunit, which translates to MTAVTTSPFGSGDPFSDLFNRFFGMSPAASPPAVQRVPIGRLLSDSAQELLAAAGARAAEDGSDLDTPHLLWAATRVPAGRQVLEQAGVDPDALADRVGRSLPTGTGAGEPALTPAAKRALLAAHARSQALGASYIGPEHILAALADDPASGFTGALPSGGPGGDPGTGERHARAGGGSPTPTLDEYGRDLTEEARAGRLDPVVGRAQEIEQTVEILSRRTKNNPVLIGDPGVGKTAIVEGLAQRVVADEVPRALKDRRVVSLDLAGLVAGSKYRGEFEERLKKVIDEVTAADKSVVLFIDELHTVVGAGGGGEGSMDAGNILKPALARGDLSVVGATTIDEYRKHIEKDAALERRFQPVMVPEPTVEETVEILQGLRDSYEIHHQVRFTDEALDAAAALSDRYLSDRFLPDKAIDLMDQAGARVGLRAVGTPDRNHDLEDRVTKLRREKDEAVSSEDYERAGALKARLRAAEEELAQVGEEREQTADVTAEDIAEVLSARTGIPVSQLTETERHRLMKLEDALHERVIGQDEAVVAVSQAVRRGRAGMGDPDRPTGSFLFLGPTGVGKTELAKALAQLLFGDADRMIRFDMSEFQEKHTVSRLVGSPPGYVGYEEAGQLTEAVRRKPYSVVLFDEVEKAHPDVFHLLLQVLDDGRLTDAQGRTVDFRHTVVIMTSNIGSKRILDHHGAVDEIRDDLMGDLRAHFRPEFLNRIDEVIVFHALTRDDLIHIVDLLLEGTRRRLHAQRVGFEITEAAKERLANLGYQPEFGARPLRRTLQTELDNRLSTMLLDGTLSPGDTVVADVRDGGLTLSLKQPDPTADDPAADPAADPSAEPSPEPSAEPEKDGKGRSGEAGTEAGN; encoded by the coding sequence ATGACCGCGGTGACGACTTCGCCCTTCGGGTCCGGTGACCCGTTCTCCGACCTGTTCAACCGCTTCTTCGGGATGAGCCCGGCGGCCTCCCCGCCGGCCGTCCAGCGGGTCCCCATCGGCCGGCTGCTCAGCGACTCCGCCCAGGAGCTGCTGGCGGCGGCGGGTGCCCGGGCCGCCGAGGACGGTTCCGACCTCGACACCCCCCATCTGCTGTGGGCCGCCACCCGGGTCCCGGCCGGACGGCAGGTGCTGGAACAGGCGGGCGTCGACCCCGACGCCCTCGCCGACCGGGTCGGCCGGTCCCTGCCCACCGGCACCGGCGCCGGTGAACCCGCCCTGACCCCGGCCGCCAAACGGGCCCTGCTCGCGGCACACGCCCGCTCCCAGGCGCTCGGGGCCTCCTACATCGGCCCCGAGCACATCCTCGCCGCCCTGGCGGACGACCCCGCGTCCGGCTTCACGGGCGCCCTGCCCTCCGGCGGCCCCGGCGGCGACCCCGGAACGGGGGAGCGCCACGCCCGCGCGGGCGGCGGCAGCCCGACCCCCACGCTCGACGAGTACGGCCGCGACCTCACCGAGGAGGCCCGCGCGGGCCGGCTCGACCCCGTGGTCGGCCGGGCCCAGGAGATCGAGCAGACCGTGGAGATCCTGTCCCGGCGGACCAAGAACAACCCCGTGCTCATCGGCGACCCGGGCGTCGGCAAGACGGCCATCGTCGAAGGGCTCGCCCAGCGCGTCGTCGCCGATGAGGTCCCGAGGGCGCTGAAGGACCGCCGGGTGGTCTCCCTCGACCTCGCCGGACTCGTCGCCGGGTCCAAGTACCGCGGCGAGTTCGAGGAACGGCTGAAAAAGGTGATCGACGAGGTCACCGCGGCCGACAAGAGCGTCGTGCTCTTCATCGACGAACTCCACACCGTGGTCGGCGCGGGCGGCGGCGGGGAGGGCTCCATGGACGCCGGGAACATCCTCAAACCCGCCCTCGCCCGGGGCGACCTCAGCGTGGTCGGCGCCACCACCATCGACGAGTACCGCAAGCACATCGAGAAGGACGCCGCCCTGGAACGCCGTTTCCAGCCCGTCATGGTGCCCGAACCCACCGTCGAGGAGACCGTCGAGATCCTCCAGGGGCTCCGCGACTCCTACGAGATCCACCACCAGGTGCGCTTCACCGACGAGGCGCTCGACGCGGCGGCCGCCCTCTCCGACCGCTACCTCAGCGACCGCTTCCTCCCGGACAAGGCCATCGACCTGATGGACCAGGCAGGTGCCCGGGTCGGGCTGCGCGCCGTCGGCACCCCCGACCGGAACCACGATCTGGAGGACCGCGTCACCAAGCTGCGCCGGGAGAAGGACGAGGCCGTCAGCTCCGAGGACTACGAGCGGGCGGGCGCGCTCAAGGCCCGGCTCAGGGCGGCCGAGGAGGAGCTGGCGCAGGTCGGCGAGGAACGGGAACAGACCGCCGACGTCACCGCCGAGGACATCGCCGAAGTCCTCTCCGCCCGCACCGGCATCCCCGTCTCCCAGCTCACCGAGACCGAACGCCACCGGCTGATGAAACTGGAGGACGCCCTCCATGAACGGGTCATCGGCCAGGACGAGGCCGTCGTCGCCGTCTCCCAGGCGGTCCGCAGGGGCCGGGCCGGCATGGGCGACCCCGACCGGCCCACCGGCAGCTTCCTCTTCCTCGGCCCCACCGGCGTCGGCAAGACCGAACTGGCCAAGGCGCTCGCGCAGCTCCTCTTCGGGGACGCCGACCGGATGATCCGCTTCGACATGAGCGAGTTCCAGGAGAAGCACACCGTCTCCCGGCTCGTCGGCTCGCCCCCCGGCTATGTCGGCTACGAGGAAGCGGGCCAGCTCACCGAGGCGGTGCGCCGCAAGCCGTACAGCGTCGTCCTGTTCGACGAGGTCGAGAAGGCCCACCCGGACGTCTTCCATCTGCTGCTCCAGGTCCTGGACGACGGCAGACTCACCGACGCGCAGGGCCGGACCGTCGACTTCCGCCACACCGTGGTCATCATGACCAGCAACATCGGCTCGAAGCGCATCCTCGACCACCATGGGGCGGTGGACGAGATCCGGGACGACCTGATGGGCGATCTGCGCGCCCACTTCCGGCCCGAGTTCCTCAACCGCATCGACGAGGTCATCGTCTTCCACGCCCTCACCCGGGACGACCTCATCCATATCGTCGATCTCCTCCTGGAGGGCACCCGGCGCAGGCTCCACGCCCAGCGGGTCGGCTTCGAGATCACCGAAGCCGCCAAGGAACGGCTGGCCAACCTCGGCTACCAGCCCGAGTTCGGGGCCCGGCCGCTGCGCCGCACCCTCCAGACCGAACTGGACAACCGGCTGTCCACGATGCTGCTCGACGGCACGCTGAGCCCCGGGGACACCGTCGTCGCCGATGTCCGGGACGGCGGGCTGACCCTCTCCCTCAAACAGCCGGACCCGACGGCGGACGACCCGGCGGCGGACCCGGCGGCGGACCCGTCCGCCGAGCCGTCCCCGGAGCCGTCCGCCGAGCCGGAGAAGGACGGGAAGGGGCGGTCGGGGGAGGCGGGGACCGAGGCGGGGAACTGA
- a CDS encoding SpoIIE family protein phosphatase produces MAGIKGSSERPSGDGQRPPNGDDRHGPAPGRRAGARSAVGPRSVVGQMFLLYLAVVLLLTAGAVVLLLIMARQESVQEAGGRSLALAQGFAVAPGTAAAIQTPDPTAVLQPLAEEARKGAHVAFVVVLDRRGTRLTHPLPDRIGKHTSTDMAPILAGRTVVEEWNGTLGPQVRAYVPVTGPDGAVVGAVGAGVLIAQVHSAAAEQLPLVLGAAAGAVLLTTGGAALLSRRLLRQTHGLGPAEITRMYEHHDAVLHSVREGVLIVDPAGRLLLANDEARRLLGLPADAEGTAVGSLGLPPGLAELLSSGREATDEPHRAGELTLAVSQRPTRGPRPGGPTSRVTTVRDITELLSVADRAETAQRRLRVLYDAGVHIGTTLEVPRTARELAETTVDRFADFVTVDLVEGVLRGEEVGGTEGEVRRVCVAGIRPDAPLYREGELIRLVPSTPQARGLSTGRTVLEPVLGEAPGWAAQEPERARRIVEYGIHSLITAPLAARGVLLGVAGFWRMRRPEPFDQEDMALAEEVAARAAVCLDNARRYTREHTMAVTLQHSLMPRYLPVQEAVEVAYRYLPAQAGVGGDWFDVIPLPGARVALVVGDVVGHGLHAAATMGRLRTAVHNFSALDLPPDDILGHLDELVGRMDQERTAGDDGPDVTGATCLYAIYDPVGGDCVLARAGHPPPAVVHPDGRVEIPDVPVSPPLGTGSGLPIETAALKLPEGSRLVLFTDGLVESEDRDIDTGLARLRDALSGRPGLSPEETCRAVLTALPGQRPRDDVALLVARTRRLDAERIAEWRVPSDTAAVAPVRAECARRLRDWGLEEIAFTTELILSELITNAVRYASQPITVRLIHASSLICEVFDGSSTSPHLRRATVTDEGGRGLFLVAQLADRWGTRYTPRGKVIWTEQTLDGSGGHPGGPDLTEALLDQWNL; encoded by the coding sequence ATGGCGGGAATCAAGGGTTCCTCTGAACGGCCCTCCGGCGACGGACAGCGACCACCGAACGGCGACGACCGGCACGGACCGGCCCCCGGGCGGCGCGCGGGCGCGCGGTCCGCGGTGGGGCCGCGCAGCGTCGTCGGGCAGATGTTCCTGCTGTATCTGGCGGTGGTGCTGCTGCTCACCGCGGGCGCCGTCGTCCTGCTGCTGATCATGGCCCGGCAGGAGAGCGTCCAGGAGGCCGGGGGCCGCTCCCTCGCGCTCGCGCAGGGCTTCGCCGTCGCCCCCGGCACCGCCGCCGCGATCCAGACGCCCGACCCGACCGCCGTGCTCCAGCCCCTCGCCGAGGAGGCCCGCAAGGGCGCCCACGTCGCCTTCGTCGTGGTGCTGGACCGCCGGGGCACCCGGCTCACCCACCCGCTCCCCGACCGGATCGGCAAGCACACCTCGACCGACATGGCCCCCATCCTCGCCGGGAGGACCGTCGTCGAGGAGTGGAACGGCACCCTCGGCCCCCAGGTCCGCGCCTACGTCCCCGTCACCGGCCCCGACGGCGCGGTCGTCGGCGCGGTCGGAGCCGGAGTCCTGATCGCGCAGGTCCACTCCGCCGCGGCCGAACAACTGCCCCTCGTCCTCGGCGCGGCGGCCGGCGCCGTCCTCCTCACCACCGGCGGCGCGGCCCTGCTGAGCCGCCGGCTGCTGCGCCAGACCCACGGCCTCGGCCCCGCCGAGATCACCCGGATGTACGAACACCACGACGCGGTGCTCCACTCCGTACGGGAGGGTGTCCTCATCGTCGACCCCGCCGGGCGGCTGCTGCTCGCCAACGACGAGGCCCGGCGGCTGCTGGGCCTCCCCGCCGATGCCGAGGGCACCGCCGTCGGCTCCCTCGGTCTCCCGCCCGGCCTGGCGGAGCTGCTGTCCTCGGGCCGGGAGGCGACGGACGAGCCGCACCGCGCGGGGGAGCTGACCCTCGCCGTCAGCCAGCGCCCCACCAGGGGACCACGGCCCGGCGGCCCCACCAGCCGGGTCACCACCGTCCGCGACATCACCGAACTCCTCTCCGTCGCCGACCGGGCCGAGACCGCCCAGCGGCGGCTGCGCGTCCTCTACGACGCGGGCGTCCACATCGGCACCACGCTGGAGGTACCGCGTACCGCCCGCGAGCTGGCCGAGACCACCGTCGACCGCTTCGCCGACTTCGTCACCGTCGACCTCGTCGAAGGGGTCCTGCGCGGGGAGGAGGTCGGCGGCACCGAGGGCGAGGTGCGCCGGGTCTGCGTCGCCGGAATCCGTCCCGACGCCCCGCTCTACCGCGAGGGCGAGCTGATCCGGCTGGTGCCCTCCACCCCCCAGGCCCGGGGGCTGTCCACCGGGCGCACGGTGCTGGAGCCCGTCCTCGGCGAGGCCCCCGGGTGGGCGGCGCAGGAGCCCGAACGGGCCCGGCGGATCGTCGAGTACGGCATCCACTCCCTCATCACCGCCCCGCTGGCCGCCCGGGGCGTCCTCCTCGGCGTCGCCGGTTTCTGGCGCATGCGCCGCCCCGAGCCCTTCGACCAGGAGGACATGGCGCTGGCCGAGGAGGTCGCCGCGCGGGCCGCCGTCTGTCTCGACAACGCCCGCCGCTACACCCGCGAGCACACCATGGCCGTCACCCTCCAGCACAGCCTGATGCCGCGCTATCTGCCGGTCCAGGAGGCGGTGGAGGTCGCCTACCGCTACCTCCCCGCCCAGGCGGGCGTCGGCGGCGACTGGTTCGACGTCATCCCGCTGCCCGGCGCCCGGGTCGCCCTCGTCGTCGGCGACGTCGTCGGCCACGGGCTGCACGCCGCGGCCACCATGGGCAGACTGCGGACCGCCGTGCACAACTTCTCCGCGCTCGACCTGCCGCCCGACGACATCCTCGGCCACCTCGACGAACTCGTGGGCCGCATGGACCAGGAGCGCACCGCGGGCGACGACGGCCCCGATGTGACGGGCGCGACCTGCCTGTACGCCATCTACGACCCGGTCGGCGGGGACTGCGTCCTCGCCCGCGCGGGCCACCCGCCGCCCGCCGTGGTCCACCCGGACGGCCGGGTGGAGATCCCCGACGTCCCCGTGTCACCGCCGCTCGGCACGGGCAGCGGGCTGCCCATCGAGACCGCCGCCCTCAAGCTGCCCGAGGGCTCCCGGCTGGTGCTGTTCACGGACGGCCTGGTCGAGAGCGAGGACCGCGACATCGACACCGGTCTCGCCCGGCTGCGCGACGCCCTCTCCGGGCGGCCCGGACTGAGCCCGGAGGAGACCTGCCGGGCCGTGCTCACCGCCCTCCCCGGCCAGCGCCCCCGGGATGACGTCGCCCTCCTGGTGGCCCGGACCCGACGGCTCGACGCGGAGCGGATCGCCGAGTGGCGGGTCCCGTCCGACACCGCCGCCGTCGCGCCGGTGCGGGCCGAGTGCGCCCGCCGGCTGCGGGACTGGGGCCTGGAGGAGATCGCGTTCACGACCGAGCTGATCCTCAGCGAACTCATCACCAACGCGGTCCGCTACGCCTCCCAGCCGATCACCGTCCGGCTGATCCACGCCTCCTCCCTCATCTGCGAGGTCTTCGACGGCAGCAGCACCTCGCCCCATCTGCGCCGGGCGACCGTCACCGACGAGGGCGGCCGGGGCCTCTTCCTGGTGGCGCAGCTCGCCGACCGGTGGGGGACCCGCTACACCCCCCGCGGCAAGGTGATCTGGACCGAGCAGACCCTCGACGGGTCCGGCGGCCACCCCGGCGGCCCCGACCTCACCGAGGCCCTGCTCGACCAGTGGAACCTCTGA
- a CDS encoding tetratricopeptide repeat protein — MRDFGGVSNSAVRGESWRVRLFRREARTEGPVGAGVLLPGGLVVTCAGVVALRPAAEAPSRVYADFPAAGGPGGRLLPAEVLADPHGVDGGVTVLRLTEPAPARPVLLHRQSPAPHEPVRLVGYPGDRPDGREVPARLLERDGPGVRPAWVRIAPDAGSGPLGPGFAGGGVVHGRTGRVIGILAQPPGGSGDGGTHRMIPTETLLRHLPEAGRDRLVSGHRAVSRTIPPTSGPPDSRRARGLRHTVTAWLDGGTAPGPGRVRDPVELAFAGDDDQDALSVLHATLNLADRERAPGTGEGTRAPVPQAGSIDLAVEVSGRTVAELVAHTAGRTGLDDGAPGGDGAEPGADGRGPARATEGPAPGRDSSGTEADGPAPPTAGTETDALLERIAGHSPPLCAAFLSVDRAAPVGEAVLPLLHALLRQGHSRLLLTFRDPRSPLLDRVAGELLDPGWSERRARTIAERLDVLTSLERRSRPPGDRADRAAGRGPAGAARRSAGGSADGGGADRHTVRLTPPASRHLAARLSALRGGGLRNSAALSYELFRLHSEVEEAVHSFDPDAAHRYTVLPAGDGLTDLPQVTVDNPDDLVDTSPDPAAPDSGLTRGQELHQQYRVIGRIGQGSFGRVYLARDQMLENRAVALKGVRDPGDPGAAETALRERLRLIGLNHPSIIKVFNYARHPGHPQNTAMFIVMEFADGAPLQWVADQIRDRVPPFHDDRVPEFITVYGLLILNALTHLHEKRRLVYGDLSLTNVIHCGGGIKLIDVAGVREIGAPGPVTYPAPELRYSNRMTVAADLYAVGAVLRQLFDLAPKAPSPRRPDSLERAVARAMADLPEARFASAAEMALQLRGVLRELRSLRLGKEHFEPSPLFIPTPAALDGELGRAPALVQWRTGGNAKRRLTFRPPEPSAVACGLPVPKPDENDRNWTMLQRTSYDDPVGLLQLSGAWDESPERSLLRCRLHLDIAGHRPEESAQRCAEAERELARARSAIGALAGHDWRLHWHQGLLRLFRGDLAGALTSFDRVYAAIPGEYAPKLALGYCHERLDRPKTAETLYQAVWQRNRALGGAAFGLARIHLLAGRAADALTCLRAVPADSRHRTAARTAVVRILADPPADGSPPSPEEACRAWVALHRLTRREGLTDQLAEQRLGADLLELLLLLVPAAGPRPRARTAAGRRARPPGDRRDPGGGDPLETLRAHLAELPEDVPAPASERELREQLAACYLRLYEQVPPGSGDEDRALAEALVDNAYLTRPFGFRHRRSDEAPRGLFDRRARGRSAGGGDSARGGAR, encoded by the coding sequence ATGAGGGACTTCGGGGGAGTGTCCAACTCGGCGGTCCGCGGCGAGAGTTGGCGGGTCCGGCTGTTCCGGCGGGAAGCCCGCACGGAGGGGCCGGTCGGGGCCGGGGTGCTGTTGCCGGGGGGTCTGGTGGTCACCTGTGCGGGGGTGGTGGCGCTCCGTCCGGCGGCGGAGGCGCCGTCGCGGGTGTACGCGGACTTCCCCGCCGCCGGAGGTCCGGGCGGGCGGCTGCTGCCCGCCGAGGTGCTGGCCGACCCCCACGGCGTGGACGGGGGTGTCACGGTGCTGCGGCTGACGGAGCCCGCGCCCGCGCGCCCCGTCCTGCTCCACCGGCAGTCCCCCGCGCCGCACGAACCGGTGCGGCTGGTCGGCTACCCCGGGGACCGGCCGGACGGCCGGGAGGTGCCCGCGCGGCTGCTGGAGCGCGACGGTCCCGGTGTCCGCCCCGCGTGGGTGCGCATCGCGCCGGACGCCGGGTCCGGCCCGCTCGGCCCCGGTTTCGCGGGCGGCGGCGTCGTCCACGGACGCACCGGCCGGGTCATCGGCATCCTGGCGCAGCCGCCCGGCGGGAGCGGCGACGGCGGGACGCACCGGATGATCCCGACCGAGACCCTGCTGCGCCATCTCCCCGAGGCCGGGCGCGACCGGCTGGTCTCCGGGCACCGGGCCGTCTCCCGCACCATCCCGCCCACCTCCGGTCCACCGGACTCCCGGCGGGCGCGCGGGCTGCGGCACACGGTGACCGCCTGGTTGGACGGCGGGACGGCCCCGGGCCCCGGGCGGGTCAGGGACCCGGTGGAGCTGGCCTTCGCCGGTGACGACGACCAGGACGCGCTGTCCGTGCTGCACGCGACGCTCAACCTCGCCGACCGGGAACGCGCCCCGGGCACCGGGGAGGGCACCCGCGCCCCCGTCCCGCAGGCGGGGTCGATCGACCTCGCCGTGGAGGTCAGCGGCCGGACCGTCGCGGAGCTGGTCGCCCATACGGCGGGCCGCACCGGGCTGGACGACGGCGCCCCGGGAGGGGACGGCGCGGAACCGGGGGCGGACGGCCGGGGCCCAGCCCGGGCGACGGAGGGCCCGGCCCCCGGACGGGACAGCTCGGGAACGGAAGCGGACGGCCCCGCTCCCCCCACGGCGGGCACGGAAACCGACGCCCTGCTGGAGCGGATCGCCGGGCACAGCCCGCCACTGTGCGCGGCCTTCCTCTCCGTCGACCGGGCCGCACCGGTGGGCGAGGCGGTCCTGCCCCTGCTGCACGCCCTGCTGAGACAGGGGCACAGCCGACTGCTGCTCACCTTCCGCGACCCGCGCTCCCCGCTGCTCGACCGGGTCGCCGGTGAACTGCTCGACCCCGGGTGGTCCGAGCGCCGCGCCCGGACCATCGCCGAGCGGCTGGATGTCCTGACCTCCCTGGAACGGCGCAGCCGCCCCCCGGGCGACCGCGCCGACCGGGCCGCCGGACGGGGCCCCGCCGGAGCCGCCCGGAGGTCCGCCGGCGGGAGCGCGGACGGCGGCGGCGCCGACCGGCACACCGTCCGCCTCACCCCGCCCGCCTCCCGGCACCTCGCCGCCCGGCTCTCCGCGCTCCGGGGCGGCGGGCTGCGCAACAGCGCGGCCCTCTCGTACGAGCTGTTCCGGCTCCACAGCGAGGTCGAGGAGGCCGTGCACTCGTTCGACCCGGACGCCGCGCACCGGTACACCGTGCTCCCGGCCGGTGACGGCCTCACCGACCTCCCCCAGGTGACGGTCGACAACCCGGACGACCTCGTGGACACCTCCCCCGACCCCGCCGCCCCGGACTCGGGGCTGACGCGCGGCCAGGAGCTGCACCAGCAGTACCGGGTGATCGGCCGGATCGGCCAGGGCAGCTTCGGCCGGGTGTATCTCGCCCGTGACCAGATGCTGGAGAACCGGGCGGTCGCCCTCAAGGGGGTCCGCGACCCCGGCGACCCCGGCGCCGCCGAGACGGCCCTGCGGGAGCGGCTGCGGCTCATCGGGCTCAACCACCCGTCGATCATCAAGGTCTTCAACTACGCCCGCCACCCCGGCCATCCGCAGAACACCGCCATGTTCATCGTGATGGAGTTCGCCGACGGCGCGCCGCTCCAGTGGGTCGCCGACCAGATCAGGGACCGCGTCCCGCCCTTCCACGACGACCGGGTGCCCGAGTTCATCACGGTGTACGGGCTGCTCATCCTGAACGCGCTCACCCATCTCCACGAGAAGCGGCGGCTCGTCTACGGCGACCTCTCCCTCACCAACGTGATCCACTGCGGCGGCGGGATCAAACTCATCGACGTGGCCGGGGTACGGGAGATCGGCGCGCCGGGGCCGGTCACCTATCCGGCACCCGAGCTGCGGTACTCCAACCGGATGACGGTCGCCGCCGATCTGTACGCCGTCGGCGCGGTGCTCCGGCAGCTCTTCGACCTGGCGCCGAAGGCGCCCTCGCCCCGGCGGCCCGACTCCCTGGAGCGGGCGGTGGCCCGGGCCATGGCGGACCTGCCCGAGGCCCGGTTCGCCTCGGCGGCGGAGATGGCGCTCCAGCTCCGGGGCGTCCTGCGGGAGCTGCGTTCGCTGCGGCTCGGCAAGGAGCACTTCGAACCCTCGCCGCTCTTCATCCCCACGCCCGCCGCCCTCGACGGCGAACTCGGCCGGGCCCCGGCCCTCGTCCAGTGGCGGACCGGGGGCAATGCCAAACGCCGGCTGACCTTCCGGCCCCCGGAGCCCTCGGCCGTGGCCTGCGGGCTGCCGGTGCCGAAACCGGACGAGAACGACCGCAACTGGACCATGCTCCAGCGCACCTCGTACGACGACCCGGTCGGCCTGCTCCAGCTCAGCGGTGCCTGGGACGAGTCCCCCGAGCGCTCGCTGCTGCGCTGCCGACTCCATCTGGACATCGCCGGGCACCGGCCCGAGGAGTCGGCGCAGCGGTGCGCGGAGGCCGAGCGGGAACTCGCCCGGGCCCGCTCGGCGATCGGGGCCCTGGCCGGACACGACTGGCGGCTGCACTGGCACCAGGGGCTGCTGCGGCTCTTCCGCGGCGATCTGGCCGGGGCGCTGACCTCGTTCGACCGGGTGTACGCGGCGATCCCCGGCGAGTACGCGCCCAAACTGGCGCTGGGGTACTGCCATGAGCGGCTCGACCGGCCGAAGACGGCCGAGACGCTGTACCAGGCGGTGTGGCAGCGCAATCGCGCGCTCGGCGGGGCCGCCTTCGGGCTCGCCCGCATCCATCTGCTGGCCGGGCGGGCGGCGGACGCCCTCACCTGTCTGCGGGCCGTCCCGGCGGACTCGCGGCACCGCACGGCGGCGCGGACGGCCGTGGTGCGCATCCTCGCGGACCCGCCCGCCGACGGCTCCCCGCCCTCCCCCGAGGAGGCGTGCCGCGCCTGGGTCGCCCTGCACCGGCTCACCCGCAGGGAGGGGCTGACCGACCAGTTGGCGGAGCAGCGGCTCGGCGCCGATCTGCTGGAGCTGCTGCTCCTGCTGGTCCCCGCCGCCGGTCCGCGCCCCCGTGCGCGGACGGCGGCCGGGCGGCGGGCACGGCCGCCCGGGGACCGGCGGGACCCGGGCGGCGGGGACCCGCTGGAGACGCTGCGCGCGCACCTCGCCGAGCTGCCCGAGGACGTCCCCGCCCCGGCCTCCGAGCGCGAGCTGCGCGAACAGCTCGCGGCCTGCTATCTGCGGCTGTACGAGCAGGTGCCGCCCGGCTCCGGCGACGAGGACCGCGCACTGGCCGAGGCGCTGGTCGACAACGCGTATCTGACCCGGCCGTTCGGCTTCCGCCACCGGCGGAGCGACGAGGCGCCCCGGGGGCTGTTCGACCGCCGGGCGCGGGGCCGGTCCGCCGGTGGGGGCGACAGCGCGCGGGGCGGGGCCCGGTGA